DNA sequence from the bacterium genome:
ACGAAGAAGTCGGGGATACAGGACATGAGCAGGTGAACGAAGCCGCCTCGGTCGATCGGTTGCGCCGGCATGTGCGGCAGCTGGCCGGCGAGATCGGGGAGCGCAATGTATTTCGGCCCGGAACCCTACAGGCAACGGCTCAGTACATCGAAGGCCGGTGGGCGGCGCAAGGCTATGAAGTCTCGTCGGTCCCGTACGAGGTGGAGGGGATCGAGTGTGCCAATCTGGAGGCGACGCTTGCCGGGTCCGGCACCGAGGTCTTCGTCGTAGGTGCTCATTACGACTCGGTTCAGGGAAGCCCGGGGGCAAACGACAACGGCTCGGGGGTGGCGGCGCTGTTGGAGATCTCCCGTCTTTTGGCCGCCGACCGGCTCGGGGCGACGCTGCGCTTTGTGGCCTTCGTCAACGAAGAGCCACCCTTCTTCTGGTGGCGCAACATGGGCTCGATGGTCTATGCCCGGCGAGCGCGAAAGCGTGGCGACCAGATTGCCGGCATGATCTCGCTCGAGACCATTGGCTACTACTCCAGCGAGCCGAGGAGCCAACACTACCCGCCCCTGATGCGGTTCTTCTATCCGGACCGGGGC
Encoded proteins:
- a CDS encoding M28 family peptidase, whose product is MAQKCLASTARRCRHEEVGDTGHEQVNEAASVDRLRRHVRQLAGEIGERNVFRPGTLQATAQYIEGRWAAQGYEVSSVPYEVEGIECANLEATLAGSGTEVFVVGAHYDSVQGSPGANDNGSGVAALLEISRLLAADRLGATLRFVAFVNEEPPFFWWRNMGSMVYARRARKRGDQIAGMISLETIGYYSSEPRSQHYPPLMRFFYPDRGEFLGFVSNLRSRRLLRNAVAAFRAASDWPVQSVSMFEFVPGISWSDHLSFWRQGWPALMITDTAPYRYPWYHTAQDTPDKVDYDSLAFVTDGLAGMLRRLLRKPGPGQEVLDRSEARS